TTTTCGTGGAGTGATTTGTCATCTCTCGTAAGTAGACTGTACCataaaagaatatttcaaaggCTCAAAACAGGTACAACCGTACATGTAAGCTGCTGTCCTGATAATTTGGAGACAATACAATGGCTGTAAGTAACACAAGGTAAGGATCtattatctcaataatagatccatgcaCAAAATAATAAAGTATTAGTGCCTGTATCAGTATTATTGAGATTTCAATTGATAAAATCAGACATTCTCTGAAACATCGATTATTGGCTGATCATATCGCAATCTCATGGTCTAGACTACTAGTCAGCTCTTTTTTTGAATAAAAGTTGATCAATGGTATTTTACCAAATCAAATGATCATGCACTGTTACAGGTATCAAATCACAGTTTAGAGATAGAAGTTTTTTCAACCCTATTGGTCAAATCATAGACTGTGGAGATAAATAGATCAATGGTCAAAtcctggggtgggggtgggtagGGGCCGGGggtgaatagtacatgtacctgaagTCTCTGTTTGTGGTAGTGACTTTCTGCTACGCCCTCTCACAAAACTTGACcgtctttttttctttgctttccGATCACTCGGTGATTCATCCATTTCTGATACCCtcctgtaaaataaacaaaactgaagtaaatatttacaaatattgtgtaGTATTTTGCACATGTAATGGTACCTAAAATTCCCCTTTTATAGGCAGGAGTATTACTAATTCAGTTGTCACGCCAGCGTCACCTTCTTTTGCTTTTGCCCGACTTTCAAAAAGGTTTGGCACTAAACACCAaattaatgttacattgtaatgttattgttagtccTGTCAGGTGGGAAAGGGGTTTGTGTTCTACCTCCAAGAGTCCAATGGTCTTACCGTTGAAAACAACACAGCGATCGTGTCAAACCCGCCAATCAAGCCCTTTTACAATGTAAACGTAAATGTTTGGAATGCTATCTCTTCCCCTTAACGTCTATGCTAAACTGTTGAAGAACATGGAGATGTTAATCACAAGAAAAACCCGTTACCTTTTCTGTCCCGAACTTCTCAAGTTCATACTGTAGTCCGCCATATTTGATTATCGCGCCGCATTTGTTAAAGACCAGACCATTATTATTGTAGGGGtgtaatgtatatttcaatagaTGTCGATACAACAGCTGGCGTTCCgtttataaataataaaatacctTGTATTGAtagatgaataaaatatatctcaCCAAATAAAAGATTTATTTACGCATAAGCTTACAGTTGAAcatatttcagataatttaaTATCTTAAAACAAAATCCGTAAACCCTCGTTTGTATGAGTCCGACACTGTTCGACAAATAGACTAGCCCATTGCAATTCACACGAGATTTTGTCTGATTGACAGAATTTCACGAGATTATGTTACCCGGAAGTGAAACTGGAGATATTGACATCCAACTCGGTACATTCTTTTACATGTTTTTACCTAATATTTTCCTCCGTATTGGGCATAGGTCATCGTGAGCGGTACTAAATACTTTGGTGAGCCGTATTCAACACGAAGATTATCACATTTTCCCGGATTATGCTTTGATAACCGCGGAAATTGTTGTGTTAAACCGAGAGATTTCGAATCGCAGAGCATCTGCGTGAACAGTGAAAGTTGTTTTTATCTCAGCATCAAATACACAAAGCACGTTTCATATTCAGCAACGAATACATACTCACGCTGCCCCAGCCATGTCAATGGATATGAATAGTTTGAGGGGAGCTTTGACTCCTGATTACCCCATCACTGGACTTTGTGTTGTAGCCGATAAAAACAAGTGTCCGAATGGATACGAAGTGGTGAGTAGTTACCAGTACATCATTCGAGTCACCAGGCAGAAGTTGTTTCACACACGGTCACCGTCGTATAATGATGGGAATTTTaggtatatatattacatagcAGGAAActtcaaataaataaaagcCATTTTTACATCCGTTTTGTCCAACATAGCAAGTTCCTCCCCAGTTACTGAGTTAGTACTAATACTAATGATAGTAATTAACATGTAGcctttataattatataattcaaTGTCACGACGGTTTATTTTGACTCGGTATGTCAACAATGTTCCCGGAATCTTGTTTTAATAGAAGCGGATttctttacaaacaaaattgagATTTCTGCAAATATTTCAGTGCTTATTAATATTCACTtgaatgtacaaaacaaaggaACTGCAATGCTTAGTCAGCAGTTTCACTTTTCGATGTGACCCAAttttgggtcaaaggtcatatatttacatgctttacttttatttttgcaGTTGAGTAAAACAGTGGAAGGTCAGGATGCTGATTTATGGAGGGATTCATTTTTTGGTCGGAGAACATTGCGATATTTCTGTATTACTAGAACTTTTCCACTAGATAATGTAAGTTGAGATCTCTTTTGAATGTGAAAATGAATGTGATTATGATGATAACATCACACTCGTTAAAAGATTAAGTCACTGTATTCAGTTTGGAGGTATTCATATTTGAGGTCGATTTTGAATGTAAGAATGAATGTGATTATGATGATAACATCACATACTTTAAAAGATGATTATATAATTCACCTGGAATTTATATGAAATGCATGAAGAATGATCATTTTCGAAAAGCTGTAACAAATTCCATTACATGGATTTGAACTTTCAACTTTAACCTTTATACTGGAAGTATCAATCATGTCATCctgtcaaaatattgtttttatggATTCATAGTGTTTGATAGTACAGTATTATGAAATTCATGTACTTCTATagtatttcaaaactttttgtgtttttttctcaCAGGGTAGAATAAATAATGTTTTAGCTGACATGGCAATTTTAACATCTGATGATACACCTCCACCAGGCTGGTCAAGTATACCAACAACTCTAGATACACgtaagttttaaaaaaagttttaaaaaaaaatatattttcagtaaaatgatGATGCTACCAAAATCTCGGTCAGTGTGTTCTACAGTAGACCACCTGGTATTGGTTTTAGTTGAGAGGGgacaaatatttttgtaatagtATTAAGCTGCCATAATTTGTTTGAAATGGCTTCATTCCGATATCCTTTTCATGTGCCATCTGTATGGTGactcttgatttttttttctcatgaaTTTAACTGAGTATGGGTTGGAGTTTTCTCAAACAAAGTAACGTGAAAAGTATTTAACCCAGGTATATTCATGTTAACTAAAACGATGtataaaattaatattgtaTCTGGTTGTTCAAAAGGAATACAAAAAATAACCGATATAAAACAGTACAGATAtgatacagtacaatacaatacaaagcaAGATACTAGTAGAACTATACTCTCCAACCCGCTTCACTCCACATCTTTACTACGGTGTGTGTACCTGCCACCATCATTGCCGACATCGTCATCATCAGTATCATCATCACGTGCTAAGCATTAAAAAGATTGTAAAAgttgaataattattttaaaaagtggtcAACAACATTAGGTTGTATACAGTCAGTTCAAGAATACCTTTAACAAAAACCAGAGGAACTGacaatttttgatttttaaccTCTTAACCTTTGACACACAGGGGAAAGTGTATTAACCTCTTAACCTTTGACATACAGGGGAAAGTGTACTTAAAAGGAAACAACTCTGTGTGAGAATGTTGCCAAGAGAAAACACACAAGCTGCAGTTTGTGATATGATACTCCTTGCAAGGGCTAAGAGAGCACCTCCAGGATACACACTGATTGGGTATGTTATATGTGAACTGTCAGCCAATCAAGGACAAATGTAGTCAAGATTGCCTTCTCACAATACTTAggtctaaaaaaataattgtttggttccagttacctgaccccacctagcttttcactgctgattgtaaacttttttttttacacatttgagaaaaaaataataaaatcgcaaaaattgcgagtggatgcagaaactgacatcaaatcacaaagacaaaataaaactgttcttccaatctgtaattgctgtacatctgatagaaagaaataaataacacagagaacatttggaaaacaatggaaaacctgaattagacactcacacagaaaaaaatataataaaataaaataaaaaatctacctaccccaactattctaaaattgaacataatgggaaccacacaatttttttaggccttaggaGTGAAATATGTAATACCGATACTATTAACTGTATTTCAAGTTGTACCTGCCAAATGCCAGTTATGAGCAGCAGGGGTTGATATTCTTAAGAATGTGTGTTCTCAAACAGAGAACTTGGAAATCTGCCATattgaatggtgcattatgggaaacaCTTTTTCTATTGATAAACATGCaaaagaaatgtaaatattcACACAAATAATTATGTCAAGTTTACCTAGACaatcaaacccccccccccacacacacacacacacacccacccacccaatcCTTCAGATCACTCCAGACTGGGCATTACTGCAATattcccacagtcctttgcatctgagcatgctcagttctAATTGTAAATTAGCTATTTCTAGtacaatttattgttatttatttattttagccACAGGCTGTCTGTAGAGGGACAAATCTTATAAAACTGTTTTAGAATCTCACCAGAATGTTGTTTCTTTTCACAGTGAATTAAATGGCATGTTGATCTGCCTAAAAGTTGGTCCGATAccacagcagcagcagcaacaacaacaacaacaacaacaacaacaacaacaacaacaacagcagcagcagcaacaacaacaacaaccacaaagTATGATTAGTATGCCTCCATCCTATTTATCAATGCCAccaacttattcaatggatCAGTAAGTCTAATATATCTACTCTTTCAAATCTTATGATGGTGCTATTATGTACTTTTTGAGGGTATGATTACATACCTTGTGAGAGCGCTGTTACATACCTTGTGAGGGCATTGTTACATACCTTGTGAGAGTACTGTTACATACTAGTACCTTGTGAGGGCATTGTTATATACATTGTGAGGACACTATTAcaggggtgctaatcaatgtGTTCCAACCACGTAAAAAGTGTACTCCATCCACGTTACAATGTACTCCAGCCACGTAAATGCACTCCATCCCCgttcaatgtactccatccccCTTGTAAAATACTCCATCCTCATTCAATGTAttccacccccccacccccccacccccaccccccccatgAATACATATTCCATCCCCACACAAAATGGTGGCTTGGCGAAGGAAAATTACAAAcattaaagtatattttcaTGATTTCTACTCCGTCTGTGTTTATCTGAATAGTAGTCAATAGATTTAGGATCAATCTCGTCTAGAATGCGTGTATGTCCTTGTTTTGCAAGAGCGAACTAGAAGTGTGGAGGGTGCAAGAGCATGCACGGTTACTAGCAAGCTGTTCAAGATGGCAACCATAAACTCTCGATTCCTTTTCTAATACTTCCAGACAAAGTAATCCACCATCAAGTAACCTACCATACTCTAGACCTACTGTTGTTGTACCTGGTCCTGCTTCATTGTCGCCGATACGTACGGGGTCACAGGTTCAAAGGTCACAGGAACTACCAACTCAACAAACAAGTCCCCATGGTAAGTGTACTTATACTAAGTAGAGCagtcacatgaaaaaaaaaatttcacctgaaaaaaaaattcacttgaaaaaaaaatttcacatgaaaaaaaaatttcacatgaaaaaaaaattcacatgaaaaaaaatgtggtgCTCTTCTAATTTAAAGGGGAGTGCCACATATCCAAATAAAGGCATTTTATGAGTGAGATGCAGGTTCATTGGTTCATTTTTCCTACATAATTTTTCACAATAAAGACCCAatccccatccatatggccactttaaaacagACATTTGCAGATTTTTTTCAAGAAAGGAACTTAGCAAATTCTGCCAGGAAAATAGTCTTTCTAAATGATTCCTAAGTCTGTCTCGTCATACTGTGCAAAATTGATCATATTTGttccagaccccctccccctctccccccccctacTCACACTAGAAAAAGGTGGTGAAGGAGACTAACAGATACtttttgtcatgaatttgaaaacaaccatccatataaaaaaattaacacaAAAACTAAACATTAAGACAGACATATTATACATACTTACAAATAGACACATATCATATTCTTTTGATCCAGTTCATTCATTTCTAAACTTACTCTTCCAAAGTATCTATATTTTACTGTTCTATCAATTCTTGGAACCATAAACAttcaacaatatattctccatatAATCTTTATTTCAGAAAATGGAACAGAATTTGATGTTAATTCCATAGTTAAGTCTTGACTTTACAAACTCTACCAGTTGTGGATAATTGTGTTGTGCACTATTaatatgattttattattactaatacagacTAGTTAATTTGCATGTGTCCTAACCTTTCACCTTACAGCATGAAATTCTAAATgtgacaatttgtaaaatttacaatGTGTACTGTCCTAATCAACACTCTAATTTTGAGTTTTAGTTGTTCAGTGATTGGTAACATGCATTCGTGTGGTACCGGTATTTGTGCATATCCATGATATCTTTGTGTTAATAATAACTCCTGTGGTGGTATGCCTTTGTAGTGTTTTGTGATGTGGCTGTGTGTTATAAACATCACTTGTGTATATTTAAAAACGGCACACACCCATAAGTTTCAGGTAACTGGACTGCTCGGATGTTTTTTGAACTGCAGTGGACTTTTTGGAGTAGCCTTGAAAAACATATATTAATAGAACCCTGTGTGATGTGTTAGTGCCAgggtagtgtagtgtagtgtactctagtctagtctagtctagtctagtctagtctactctagtctagtctagtctagtcatgactgtttacacaagTGTTTGCGATGTtatctgtggctgtactttgaTAAGCGAACAGAGAAAAAGTGCAGTTTGGGGCCATTATGGCATATATAGCTTATGTgttgaaaccatggtaacagttcaTATATTAATCTAATAAGTATGAATTTATTTGAATTACAGGCATTGAAGGTGTTCCATTTGAACTTGATACAAGATTTGATGCTATACAGACACTAACACAGGTAAGTTACAGTACTATCAGACATGTGAATAGATGTGTgactgtgtgtttgtgtgtgctcagctgtatgtatgtatgtatgtatgtatgtatgtatgtatgtatgtatgtatgtatgtatgtatgtatgtatgtatgtatgtatgtatgtatgtatgtatgtgtgtgtgaatgcatgcatgcatgtatgtatgtatgtatgtatgtatgtatgcatgtatgcatgtgtgtgtgtgtgtgtgtgtgtgtgtgtgtgtgtgtgtgtgtgtgtgtgtgtgtgtatgaatgtttgGGGAAGGGATATGTGTATCTAACTGGGGAAGAGTGACTGTGGCACCTATGAATTGGAGcatatttgtgtttttgtcCAGCATGTTATTACTTTAGTGACAACATAGATTTGTATTCTATCTTTACAGGCTGATATACCTGAACTTTCCTACATGTCAGATGTCGAGATTAATAACAAGTACCAGTATGATTTCAAGATTGAACGACAAGCCACACAGCGAGTCATATCGCCATAACGACAAGCCACACAGCGAGTCATATCACCATAACGACAGGCTACACAGCAAGTCGTATCGCCATAAAACAGCGACAAACAACTCTATGAATGGTATGATCATAAAACAACTCTAGTGTATATATCATCAACACAGTAACTGCTTGTTGTAGATAGTGCGCTGCTCAAATAAATATGGACTTCTaaacaaattcaatatttctagGAAAAACAGAACAGcaaattttttgtatttattttaagttGTATGTGACTAATTATTTCAAGTGAACAAGTAGTAGCTGCTAAGGTTGCTCTGTTCTCtaagtttgttattttgttttaccttgttgacatacacacactacCATTGGTCAACTGGGTTACCTTAAATTTACCACCTGGGCTACCCTTTTAGCCTAGGTCTATCTCCTTGGTTACCCCTGGTCTGCCATCTagatttccttttttttttttttttttttaattattttttttattttccaaaagatTTCCTCCTGATCACAGCTCCCCTTGGTTACCCTAAATTGACTTCACTAGCTACTGAAGATTAATACCACCTTGGTTTACCACCTGCATTATGctatgtatatttatgtgtttCCTTAAGTATACCACCTATGTTGCCCCAATCTTCCCCCCAAGTTTTTCTCAATTCTACCATCAGTTTCTTTATGTATATCACCTTAGTAACACCTGGGATTCTTTaaaactaccccccccccccctctgttCCATGCTCCGTATTGGTTGTATTGGTTGTCTTTCCAACACACAGTTACATTATTTTTGCATGAATAGCAAATAATTACTATGGCAGCTATCATATTATACATGGTTGGTTTGTCACAAGTTTTATTCCAGATACTGGCGACAGaggatatattttcatataatttcacAGCGAAAAGCAGGCTGTAGTAACAACACAATAAAATTTACCTGTTTAGGGGAATTGTGTATAGCGCCACCTAGTGACCATCATCTGCTGTTTTTATGCCATTCACGGTCAGAAGATGAGGAGATTGGAAATACAATGGTTGCTGATGTTTGTTATCATTCAATAATAATCATAGTTTTATTGCAGTGATATGAATTTTGACACTGTACAGAGggaaatgtaaaatttgatgaaaagggtagaattatttgtgtttgtttattgtttgcAGTCTACCATGTTTTttatgtgaaatgtacatcacttgGGATAGTTTTaggcatgaatgtatgtatatcataGTAAATTGTATGATATCtggtaatattttaattttgattctTAGGTTGTAGTGTGGAT
The nucleotide sequence above comes from Glandiceps talaboti chromosome 10, keGlaTala1.1, whole genome shotgun sequence. Encoded proteins:
- the LOC144441447 gene encoding multivesicular body subunit 12B-like, whose protein sequence is MSMDMNSLRGALTPDYPITGLCVVADKNKCPNGYEVLSKTVEGQDADLWRDSFFGRRTLRYFCITRTFPLDNGRINNVLADMAILTSDDTPPPGWSSIPTTLDTRESVLKRKQLCVRMLPRENTQAAVCDMILLARAKRAPPGYTLIGELNGMLICLKVGPIPQQQQQQQQQQQQQQQQQQQQQQQQQQQPQSMISMPPSYLSMPPTYSMDQQSNPPSSNLPYSRPTVVVPGPASLSPIRTGSQVQRSQELPTQQTSPHGIEGVPFELDTRFDAIQTLTQADIPELSYMSDVEINNKYQYDFKIERQATQRVISP